Proteins co-encoded in one Mycobacterium mantenii genomic window:
- a CDS encoding acyl-CoA thioesterase, translating to MAFTVQGLLDSLVLAQTHPGRFTAGNVDTGHSIVFGGQLMAQSIAAASIGHEGKTVKTLHIVFARAAAPDKPVEIIVDPVHSGRTLASCTVTISQGERICTRSMVLLSANEQDAIRHADRPRTASDPDDIQGSDVGGWQVRVVGGVDISDPEAVGPPELDVWSRFVGAPDDPMLGQALLAYATDGFLIGTAMRPHAGVGQALAHKTFSTGVLSHTITFHEPLLATEWLLLSQCSPYAGNGRSYGRADVFRRGGQLVASFVQDNMIRAMRSGSSGL from the coding sequence ATGGCCTTCACTGTCCAGGGGCTCCTCGATAGCCTCGTCCTGGCACAGACACATCCGGGCCGGTTTACCGCCGGCAACGTCGACACGGGCCACTCCATCGTTTTCGGTGGGCAATTGATGGCGCAGTCCATCGCGGCCGCGTCCATCGGCCACGAAGGCAAGACGGTGAAGACCCTCCACATCGTCTTCGCCCGGGCAGCGGCGCCGGACAAGCCTGTGGAGATCATCGTCGATCCGGTGCACAGCGGCCGAACGCTCGCAAGTTGCACCGTGACGATCAGCCAAGGGGAGCGGATCTGCACCAGATCGATGGTGCTCCTGTCGGCGAATGAGCAAGACGCCATCCGCCACGCCGATCGACCCAGGACCGCATCGGACCCCGACGATATCCAGGGCAGTGACGTGGGCGGTTGGCAAGTCCGCGTCGTCGGCGGAGTCGACATCAGCGACCCCGAAGCGGTCGGCCCGCCTGAACTCGACGTGTGGAGCCGTTTCGTCGGGGCACCCGATGATCCGATGCTGGGGCAGGCGCTGCTGGCGTATGCCACCGACGGCTTCCTCATCGGTACCGCGATGCGGCCCCACGCAGGGGTTGGACAAGCGCTCGCACACAAAACGTTTTCGACCGGGGTGCTGAGCCACACGATCACTTTCCACGAACCCTTGTTAGCAACCGAATGGCTGCTCTTATCCCAGTGCAGTCCCTACGCGGGCAACGGGCGAAGCTACGGACGTGCCGACGTGTTTCGCCGGGGCGGACAACTGGTGGCGTCCTTCGTCCAGGACAACATGATCCGGGCGATGCGCAGTGGTTCATCCGGGCTGTGA
- a CDS encoding alpha/beta fold hydrolase, with protein MRFVFVHGGFHAAWCWTRTIVELKKLGHEAVAVDVPGHGARLGEEATLDQRCSAIVSAVRAGDVLVGHSGGGFDATLAADAVPELISHIVYLAAGLPREGRTYPEAMAMRNREDGEFDSDVGQMLGYLRFADDGSMWMADFGRTWEYFYHDCDQRTARWAFERLGPERFGENASRPVSIPAFWAADLPRSFILCLQDHAMPRWLADTVAHRLGVEQLSIDTSHSPFLSRPRELAELLVHATSTEPIGPLIPD; from the coding sequence ATGCGATTCGTATTCGTCCATGGCGGATTCCACGCCGCATGGTGCTGGACTCGTACGATCGTTGAACTCAAAAAACTCGGCCACGAGGCAGTCGCCGTCGACGTGCCCGGGCACGGCGCCCGCCTCGGTGAAGAGGCAACATTGGACCAGCGGTGCAGCGCCATCGTCTCGGCAGTCCGGGCTGGCGACGTCCTGGTCGGGCATTCAGGTGGCGGATTCGACGCGACGCTCGCCGCTGACGCGGTGCCTGAGCTCATTAGCCACATCGTCTATCTCGCAGCTGGTCTGCCTCGCGAAGGCCGTACTTACCCAGAGGCAATGGCTATGCGCAACCGCGAGGACGGCGAGTTCGACAGCGATGTCGGACAGATGCTCGGTTACCTACGCTTCGCCGATGACGGTTCGATGTGGATGGCCGACTTCGGACGAACATGGGAGTACTTCTACCACGACTGTGATCAACGGACCGCCCGCTGGGCCTTCGAGCGACTCGGTCCGGAACGCTTCGGCGAGAACGCGAGCAGACCGGTGTCTATCCCAGCGTTCTGGGCCGCCGACTTGCCCCGCAGCTTCATCCTTTGCCTTCAGGACCATGCGATGCCGCGCTGGTTGGCGGACACCGTGGCGCATCGCCTCGGCGTCGAGCAATTGAGCATCGACACCTCACACTCGCCATTCCTCAGCCGCCCGCGTGAGTTGGCCGAGTTGCTTGTGCATGCGACGTCGACCGAGCCCATCGGGCCGCTCATCCCCGACTAG
- a CDS encoding cytochrome P450 translates to MTVSAASDVSYDPYDVGLNANPYPAFHRLREEAPLYYNEQHDFYALSRFADVDRALVDYETFSSARGVILELIKANIDIPPGMLLFEDPPTHDIHRKLLARMFTPRKISELENKIRDYCARCLDPLIGADGFDFVADLGAQMPMRVIGMLVGIPEADQESIRDRSNAMMRTEAGQPLSMATDGVDSGEIFAEYIDWRAKHPSDDIMTELLNVEFEDENGITRRLTRDELLMYVNVVAGAGNETTTRLIGWTGKVLAEHPEQRRHLVEDPSLIPRAIEEVLRYEPPAPHAARYVTRDIEYYGQTVPGGSVMMMLIGAANRDHRQFPPDGEVFDIHRKLRQHLSFSVGTHYCLGSALARLEGRIALEEVLKRFPDWDVVLDEARLSPTSTVRGWETMPAVIG, encoded by the coding sequence ATGACAGTCAGTGCCGCCAGTGACGTTAGCTACGACCCGTACGACGTGGGGCTCAACGCCAATCCCTACCCGGCATTTCACCGACTACGCGAAGAGGCGCCACTGTATTACAACGAGCAGCATGATTTTTACGCGCTGAGCCGGTTCGCCGACGTCGATAGGGCACTGGTTGATTATGAGACCTTCAGCTCCGCGCGCGGCGTGATCTTGGAACTGATCAAGGCGAACATCGATATCCCGCCAGGGATGCTCCTCTTCGAAGACCCGCCGACGCACGACATTCACCGCAAACTGCTTGCCCGAATGTTCACTCCACGCAAGATCAGTGAGCTGGAAAACAAGATCCGCGACTACTGTGCGCGTTGTTTGGATCCACTGATCGGTGCGGACGGGTTCGACTTTGTCGCCGATCTCGGCGCCCAGATGCCGATGCGGGTAATCGGCATGCTGGTCGGCATTCCCGAAGCAGACCAAGAGTCGATCCGGGACCGATCCAACGCGATGATGCGGACCGAAGCGGGCCAGCCGCTTTCGATGGCAACCGACGGTGTGGACTCTGGTGAGATATTCGCAGAGTACATCGACTGGCGGGCCAAGCACCCGTCGGATGACATCATGACCGAACTGCTCAACGTCGAGTTCGAAGACGAGAACGGCATCACCCGACGACTGACGCGCGATGAACTGCTCATGTATGTCAACGTGGTGGCCGGGGCAGGCAACGAAACCACCACCCGGCTGATCGGCTGGACCGGCAAGGTGCTGGCCGAGCATCCAGAGCAACGCCGGCATCTGGTTGAAGACCCCTCGCTGATTCCGCGGGCAATCGAGGAGGTACTGCGCTACGAGCCGCCGGCGCCACACGCCGCGCGGTACGTCACCCGCGACATCGAATACTACGGCCAGACCGTGCCCGGGGGGAGCGTGATGATGATGCTGATTGGGGCAGCCAACCGCGACCACCGCCAATTCCCCCCTGACGGTGAAGTTTTCGACATTCATCGCAAGCTGCGCCAGCACCTGTCGTTCAGCGTTGGCACTCACTATTGCCTGGGATCGGCGCTGGCCCGTCTCGAGGGACGGATCGCGTTGGAGGAGGTCTTGAAGCGGTTCCCCGACTGGGACGTGGTCCTTGATGAGGCCAGGCTCTCTCCGACCTCGACGGTGCGGGGCTGGGAAACGATGCCTGCGGTCATTGGCTAA
- a CDS encoding mycofactocin-coupled SDR family oxidoreductase → MAGRVDGKVAFISGGARGQGRSHAVRLAQEGADIIVVDICKPIEGVPIPPSTPEDLAATADLVKAHNRRIFTAEVDVRDYDALKAAVDTGVEQLGRLDIIVANAGTAMGGATLDQTTERHWQDMMDVNLSGVWKTVKAGVPHMVSGGRGGSIILTSSVGGLKAYPQTGNYIAAKHGVVGLMRTFAVELGQHMIRVNSVHPTHVNTPMVMNETTFNMFRPDLENPGPDDIAPICQMFHTLPIPWVEPEDISNAVLFLASDESRYITGVTLPIDAGSCLK, encoded by the coding sequence ATGGCTGGGCGAGTCGACGGCAAAGTCGCATTCATCAGCGGCGGGGCGCGTGGCCAAGGTCGCAGCCACGCGGTCCGGTTGGCGCAAGAGGGCGCGGATATCATCGTGGTCGACATCTGCAAACCGATCGAAGGTGTACCGATTCCACCGTCGACGCCGGAGGATCTTGCCGCGACCGCCGATCTGGTAAAGGCTCACAACCGCCGCATCTTCACCGCCGAGGTCGACGTGCGGGATTACGACGCGCTGAAAGCTGCGGTGGACACCGGCGTGGAGCAACTGGGCAGGCTGGACATCATCGTGGCCAATGCCGGTACCGCCATGGGTGGTGCGACGCTGGATCAGACCACCGAACGCCATTGGCAGGACATGATGGACGTCAACTTGTCGGGGGTGTGGAAGACGGTGAAAGCCGGTGTGCCGCACATGGTGTCGGGTGGCCGCGGCGGTTCAATCATCTTGACCAGCTCGGTCGGTGGTCTGAAGGCCTACCCGCAGACAGGTAACTACATCGCGGCCAAGCACGGCGTGGTGGGGCTTATGCGGACTTTTGCAGTGGAGTTGGGCCAGCACATGATCCGCGTCAACTCGGTCCACCCGACCCATGTCAACACACCGATGGTGATGAACGAGACCACGTTCAATATGTTCCGGCCGGATCTGGAAAATCCCGGCCCCGACGACATTGCTCCGATCTGTCAGATGTTTCACACATTACCGATCCCGTGGGTCGAACCCGAGGACATCAGCAACGCGGTGCTGTTCCTGGCGTCCGACGAATCCCGCTACATCACCGGTGTCACACTGCCCATCGATGCCGGCAGCTGCCTGAAGTAA
- a CDS encoding enoyl-CoA hydratase encodes MNFEHVQFEVDDQVGMITLNRPEAANAQTQKILTQLDEAWSAAEENREVKVIVLRSNGKHFSAGHDMSGKGGSTLDRDIPLPDALYDWETRHYLHYAKRWRDVPKPSIAAVQGKCIAGGLMLCWPCDLIVAADNAEFSDPVLAMGLSGVEFHAHTWEFGPRKAKELLFTGASITAPQAERIGMVNKVVPLDQLVPQTLELAHRIAQADGYALRMAKRAVNRTLDIQGFTEAIDACFDVHHLGHSRAMHLTGGVPALAGLSSMKDRNKQ; translated from the coding sequence ATGAACTTCGAGCACGTGCAATTCGAAGTCGACGACCAAGTCGGCATGATCACCCTGAACCGGCCGGAGGCCGCCAACGCCCAGACTCAGAAGATTCTGACGCAGCTGGACGAGGCGTGGAGTGCGGCCGAGGAGAACCGTGAGGTGAAAGTCATCGTCCTGCGGTCGAACGGGAAGCACTTCTCCGCGGGCCACGACATGTCAGGCAAAGGTGGTAGCACCCTTGATCGCGACATACCGCTTCCGGATGCGCTCTACGACTGGGAGACCCGCCACTACCTGCACTACGCCAAACGGTGGCGCGATGTGCCCAAGCCGTCGATTGCCGCAGTACAGGGCAAGTGCATCGCGGGCGGGCTCATGCTGTGCTGGCCTTGCGACCTGATCGTGGCCGCGGACAACGCCGAGTTCTCCGATCCTGTGCTGGCAATGGGCCTCTCCGGGGTCGAGTTCCATGCCCACACATGGGAGTTCGGCCCCCGAAAGGCCAAGGAACTGCTCTTCACAGGAGCTTCGATCACCGCGCCGCAGGCTGAGCGGATCGGGATGGTCAACAAGGTGGTGCCGCTCGATCAGCTGGTTCCGCAAACGCTCGAGCTGGCACACCGCATAGCGCAGGCCGACGGGTACGCGCTGCGCATGGCCAAACGTGCGGTCAACCGCACCCTCGACATCCAGGGCTTCACTGAAGCGATCGATGCTTGCTTCGACGTGCACCACCTTGGCCACTCGAGGGCGATGCATCTCACCGGGGGCGTGCCGGCGCTAGCCGGATTGTCGTCTATGAAGGATCGGAACAAGCAGTAA
- a CDS encoding SDR family NAD(P)-dependent oxidoreductase has product MGRLDERVGIVTGAAQSIGREYALGAAAEGARVVVADIVDPAPVVAEIEASGGEALGVTVDVSSQESTEKMAAAALERFGRVDFLVNNAALYGALRVQSWLDIDVGEWDRVMAVNVRGMFLCCKAVVPAMIQQGAGKIINISSGTALAGMPGLLHYVTSKAAVIGFTRALAREVGVHGITVNTLTPGVTMSEGTTHLFENSGLPVSDRMVQLKCIQREQTAQDLLGAVVFLASPDSDFITAQVVNVDGGWNAV; this is encoded by the coding sequence ATGGGACGACTCGACGAGCGGGTAGGTATCGTCACCGGCGCGGCGCAAAGCATCGGCCGTGAGTATGCACTCGGCGCCGCGGCCGAGGGAGCGAGGGTTGTGGTCGCCGACATCGTCGACCCGGCACCGGTGGTGGCTGAGATCGAGGCCAGCGGTGGCGAGGCGCTCGGGGTGACCGTCGATGTGAGCAGTCAAGAGTCGACCGAAAAGATGGCCGCAGCGGCCCTCGAACGATTCGGCCGGGTCGATTTCCTGGTTAACAATGCCGCACTCTATGGCGCGCTGAGGGTCCAGAGTTGGCTGGATATTGACGTGGGGGAGTGGGACCGCGTCATGGCGGTCAACGTCCGGGGCATGTTCTTGTGCTGTAAGGCAGTAGTGCCCGCGATGATTCAGCAAGGTGCGGGCAAAATCATCAATATCTCATCGGGGACCGCGCTCGCCGGGATGCCGGGTTTGTTGCACTATGTCACGTCGAAGGCGGCAGTGATCGGCTTCACCCGCGCCTTGGCTCGCGAAGTCGGCGTTCACGGGATCACGGTCAACACGCTCACACCCGGTGTGACCATGAGCGAAGGGACTACCCACCTCTTCGAAAACTCGGGCTTGCCGGTGTCGGACCGGATGGTGCAGCTGAAGTGTATTCAACGGGAGCAGACAGCACAGGATCTGCTCGGGGCGGTGGTATTTCTCGCCTCGCCAGACTCCGACTTCATCACCGCGCAAGTCGTCAACGTCGACGGCGGCTGGAATGCGGTCTGA
- a CDS encoding indolepyruvate ferredoxin oxidoreductase family protein, which yields MAVKTSYQLEDRYRQASGRVYVTGTQALVRLPMVQRQRDAAAGLRTAGFISGYPGSPLGGYDQALHQGREFLAQHDIHFQPGLNEDLAATSVWGTQRASIMQHMRYDGVFGIWYGKGPGVDRSIDAIKHGAYAGAAAHGGVLVLAGDDHGSRSSTLAHASDQAFIHCAMPILHPATVQEYLDYGIYGWAMSRFSGCWIGFKCVTDIIESGASVSVDADRVSIVLPEVKMPPSGLNIWRGSGGQIAEQLLYEHRLPAAQAFARVNGLDKTVIGGARRTLGIVTTGKAFLDVRAALDALGIDDDRAAELGLAVFKVAMPWPLEPTRILEFAESCDEVLVVEEKRPIIEEQLGRLLVNRADRPVLVGKVDEQGAALVPNRGELVPDAVAKVVAGRLCKLVDAPDVMQRANPRPTISVQAVKPGTDLVRKAAFCSGCPHNTSTRLPEGSIAFGGIGCHGMAMSMPDRPTVAVSQMGGEGAGWIGMAPFVDTPHIFQNLGDGTYFHSGLLAVRASVAAGVNITYKILANGAIAMTGGQAIQGEVTAPQIAHQVAAEGAAKVVVVSDEPKRWRGRNLPKGVTVHHRSELDRLQRELREIPGTTVIVYEQECAAEKRRKRKRGKYPDPDLRVVINERVCEGCGDCSVQSNCISVEPVETEFGRKRRINQSSCNKDYSCLLGYCPSFVTVKGAKLRASQTALPPLPADVAATLPTPTVADSDTPYSVLLAGIGGTGIVTMGALIGMAAHLEDKGVTVLDVAGLAQKNGPVTSHVRVYNRADEVHATRIETAGADILIGADIVVASGPECLGKIAPGHTALVINDHVAPTADFARNPDLDLSSTAMRGALERATGGGGAFVPATEFAEALMGDAIYTNILLLGFACQQGRLPVSVEALVRAIELNGVAVDANMRAFTWGRLAARDLAAVQTIANAALPDAIHQPAREETVDEIVVHRMGELTQYQNAAYAARYQAVVDRVRAVEAERVAGSDNLAKAVARYLYKLMAYKDEYEVARLLGDPGFWRGIDEQFEGDLRVEFHLAPQIFNRRDPDTGRANKWTFGQWMRPGFALLAKGKRLRGTGLDVFGRTAHRREERALIGRYEATIEELLGALDHDNHELAVEIASIPEHIRGYDLVKDAHLRDARERESELLTKFREGASA from the coding sequence GTGGCCGTCAAGACCTCATATCAACTCGAAGACCGGTATCGGCAGGCCTCTGGCCGGGTCTACGTCACCGGCACACAGGCACTGGTCCGCCTTCCGATGGTCCAGCGGCAGCGTGATGCCGCGGCTGGCCTGCGGACCGCGGGCTTCATCTCCGGCTACCCGGGGTCCCCGCTGGGTGGGTACGACCAGGCGCTCCATCAGGGCCGAGAGTTTCTTGCCCAACACGACATCCACTTCCAGCCCGGCCTCAACGAGGACTTGGCCGCGACCTCCGTCTGGGGGACGCAGCGAGCCTCGATCATGCAGCACATGCGGTACGACGGCGTGTTCGGGATCTGGTATGGAAAGGGACCGGGGGTCGACCGGTCCATCGACGCGATCAAGCACGGCGCGTATGCCGGCGCGGCCGCCCATGGTGGGGTTCTGGTCCTCGCCGGCGACGATCACGGTTCGCGGTCCTCGACTCTGGCTCACGCCAGTGACCAGGCGTTCATACATTGCGCGATGCCGATCCTGCATCCCGCGACCGTGCAGGAGTACCTGGACTACGGGATCTACGGTTGGGCGATGTCCAGGTTCTCGGGCTGCTGGATCGGCTTCAAATGCGTTACCGACATCATCGAGAGCGGCGCATCGGTCTCGGTCGACGCCGACCGCGTCTCAATCGTGCTTCCCGAGGTAAAGATGCCCCCGTCGGGTCTCAACATCTGGCGCGGCAGCGGGGGGCAAATCGCCGAACAGCTTCTGTATGAGCACCGGTTGCCAGCGGCCCAGGCTTTCGCAAGGGTTAACGGCCTCGATAAGACGGTCATCGGCGGGGCCCGGCGCACGCTCGGCATTGTCACCACCGGCAAGGCGTTTCTTGACGTTCGGGCCGCACTCGACGCCCTCGGAATCGACGACGACCGGGCGGCAGAACTCGGGCTCGCGGTGTTCAAAGTCGCGATGCCGTGGCCACTGGAACCGACGCGCATCCTGGAGTTCGCCGAGAGCTGCGACGAGGTCCTCGTTGTCGAGGAGAAGCGCCCGATCATCGAAGAACAGCTGGGCAGACTGCTCGTCAACCGCGCTGACCGTCCTGTACTGGTCGGCAAGGTCGATGAGCAGGGCGCAGCCCTCGTGCCCAATCGGGGCGAGCTCGTTCCCGACGCCGTTGCGAAAGTGGTCGCCGGGCGACTCTGCAAGCTCGTCGACGCCCCCGACGTCATGCAGCGGGCCAACCCGCGTCCAACGATTTCCGTGCAGGCCGTCAAGCCGGGAACCGACCTGGTGCGCAAGGCGGCGTTCTGCTCGGGCTGCCCGCACAACACGTCGACGCGGCTGCCCGAAGGGAGCATCGCGTTCGGCGGCATCGGTTGTCACGGGATGGCGATGTCGATGCCCGACCGGCCGACGGTCGCAGTCTCACAGATGGGCGGGGAAGGTGCCGGGTGGATCGGCATGGCGCCGTTTGTCGACACCCCTCACATCTTCCAGAACCTCGGCGACGGCACATACTTCCATTCCGGTTTGCTCGCCGTCCGAGCTTCGGTCGCCGCGGGCGTGAATATCACCTACAAGATTCTCGCCAACGGTGCGATCGCGATGACGGGCGGCCAGGCGATCCAGGGCGAGGTCACCGCACCGCAGATCGCTCACCAGGTCGCCGCAGAGGGCGCAGCCAAAGTCGTTGTCGTATCCGACGAACCGAAGCGCTGGCGTGGGCGCAACCTGCCGAAGGGTGTCACCGTTCACCACCGTAGCGAGCTCGACCGGCTTCAGCGTGAGCTGCGCGAAATCCCCGGCACCACAGTGATCGTTTACGAACAGGAGTGTGCAGCGGAGAAGCGCCGCAAGCGCAAGCGCGGGAAGTACCCCGATCCAGACCTGCGCGTCGTGATCAACGAACGGGTATGCGAGGGCTGCGGAGACTGCAGCGTGCAGTCGAACTGCATCTCGGTGGAACCGGTCGAAACCGAATTCGGCCGCAAGCGCCGCATCAACCAGTCGTCGTGCAACAAGGACTACTCGTGCTTGCTCGGATACTGCCCGAGTTTCGTCACCGTTAAAGGTGCGAAGTTGCGGGCGTCGCAGACGGCGCTACCGCCGCTGCCGGCAGATGTTGCCGCCACGCTGCCGACCCCGACGGTCGCGGACTCAGACACGCCCTACAGCGTGCTCTTGGCGGGTATCGGCGGTACCGGGATCGTGACGATGGGCGCTCTCATAGGCATGGCCGCCCACCTCGAGGACAAAGGGGTGACGGTCCTCGATGTCGCCGGACTTGCGCAGAAGAACGGGCCGGTGACCAGCCATGTCCGCGTCTACAACCGTGCCGACGAGGTACACGCCACGCGCATCGAGACGGCCGGAGCCGACATCCTGATCGGCGCCGATATCGTCGTCGCATCGGGCCCCGAGTGCCTCGGCAAGATCGCCCCCGGCCACACGGCGCTGGTCATTAACGACCACGTCGCTCCCACCGCCGACTTCGCCCGCAACCCCGACCTGGACCTCTCGTCGACGGCGATGCGCGGAGCGCTTGAACGTGCCACCGGCGGTGGTGGCGCGTTCGTTCCGGCAACCGAATTCGCCGAAGCGCTGATGGGCGACGCCATTTACACCAACATCCTGTTGCTCGGATTCGCCTGCCAGCAGGGCCGGCTGCCGGTGAGCGTGGAGGCGCTCGTTCGCGCCATCGAACTCAACGGCGTGGCTGTCGACGCCAATATGCGTGCCTTCACCTGGGGGCGCCTCGCTGCGCGCGATCTCGCTGCCGTGCAAACGATTGCCAATGCCGCACTCCCGGACGCCATTCACCAGCCGGCGCGGGAGGAGACTGTCGACGAGATCGTGGTCCATCGGATGGGCGAGCTGACGCAGTACCAGAACGCGGCCTATGCGGCGCGATACCAAGCCGTAGTCGACCGGGTGCGTGCGGTCGAGGCCGAGCGGGTGGCCGGTAGTGACAACCTGGCCAAGGCGGTCGCCCGCTACCTGTACAAGCTGATGGCATACAAGGACGAGTACGAGGTCGCGCGGCTGTTGGGCGATCCCGGGTTCTGGCGTGGCATCGACGAGCAGTTCGAGGGTGATCTGCGGGTCGAGTTCCACCTCGCACCGCAGATCTTCAATCGGCGTGACCCGGACACCGGCCGGGCGAACAAGTGGACCTTCGGCCAGTGGATGCGTCCCGGGTTCGCGCTTCTCGCGAAGGGCAAGCGGCTGCGCGGCACTGGCCTCGACGTGTTCGGCCGTACGGCGCACCGGCGCGAGGAGCGCGCCCTTATCGGTCGGTACGAGGCCACGATCGAGGAGCTCCTCGGGGCCCTCGATCACGACAACCACGAGCTGGCCGTCGAGATCGCGAGCATCCCCGAGCACATCCGGGGCTATGACCTCGTCAAGGATGCGCACCTCCGCGACGCGCGCGAGCGCGAGTCCGAGCTGCTCACCAAGTTCAGAGAAGGGGCCAGCGCATGA
- a CDS encoding aldehyde dehydrogenase family protein has product MTMTMVQAEELLHPGRMLVGDEFLAEGSGGEYIHHNPSTGRPHPPIPLAGAAEVDRAVAAARSAYPVWQAMPRDARRDAMLRLAGLIRDHIDEFATLVTLENGSPRRNSSSGPQMAVDNFTYFAGWVDKVGGDVIPTWPAPALDYTLMEPYGVVGVIIPWNAVMHNIGQVIGAALAAGNCVVLKAPELAPFAAIRFGELARESGLPPGVVNVLPGGAECGKAMVAHAGVDKIHFIGSGNTARQIMASAAQTMKPVTFELGGKSANVVFADADLQSAAVYATFLSMANAGQGCLLPTRLLVEDGVYEEVIETVVGFTRSIQIGDPFDQATMLGPVINGAACERILGVIEQARSDGSGRLLTGGGRAGGDLAAGYFVEPTVFGDVDNASDLAQKEIFGPVLSVIRFRDEAEAIALANATQYGLAAYVHTNDLRRAHRVAAALEAGSVYVNAFTGVPAGAPFGGVKQSGFGRMGGRYGLEDFLHPKNVYIPLG; this is encoded by the coding sequence ATGACGATGACGATGGTGCAGGCGGAGGAATTGCTCCACCCGGGCCGCATGCTCGTCGGCGACGAGTTTCTCGCCGAGGGCAGCGGTGGTGAGTACATTCACCACAACCCCAGCACCGGGCGACCGCACCCACCCATACCTCTCGCGGGCGCGGCCGAGGTCGACCGTGCCGTGGCCGCTGCCAGGTCCGCCTATCCCGTGTGGCAGGCCATGCCTCGTGACGCGCGCCGCGACGCGATGCTGCGCCTGGCCGGTTTGATCCGCGACCACATCGACGAATTCGCCACGCTGGTCACTCTCGAGAATGGGTCCCCGCGTCGCAACTCGTCTTCCGGGCCGCAAATGGCGGTTGACAACTTCACCTACTTCGCCGGCTGGGTAGACAAGGTCGGCGGCGACGTCATTCCCACTTGGCCAGCTCCTGCACTGGACTACACGCTCATGGAGCCCTACGGCGTGGTGGGTGTGATCATCCCGTGGAACGCAGTGATGCACAACATCGGGCAGGTCATCGGCGCCGCGCTCGCTGCCGGGAACTGCGTGGTGCTGAAGGCGCCCGAACTCGCACCGTTTGCGGCCATTCGCTTTGGTGAGCTCGCCCGCGAATCGGGACTACCGCCGGGAGTCGTGAACGTCCTACCCGGTGGAGCGGAGTGCGGCAAGGCGATGGTCGCGCATGCCGGCGTCGACAAGATCCACTTCATCGGCAGCGGCAACACCGCGCGCCAGATCATGGCTTCGGCAGCGCAGACGATGAAGCCGGTCACCTTCGAGCTGGGGGGGAAATCGGCGAATGTCGTGTTCGCCGACGCCGACCTGCAAAGTGCGGCCGTCTACGCGACGTTCCTGTCCATGGCAAACGCTGGCCAGGGCTGCCTCCTCCCAACCCGGCTTCTCGTTGAAGACGGCGTGTACGAAGAGGTCATCGAAACGGTCGTGGGGTTCACCAGGTCGATCCAGATCGGCGATCCGTTCGACCAGGCGACCATGTTGGGCCCTGTCATCAATGGGGCGGCGTGCGAGCGGATTCTCGGCGTGATCGAGCAGGCACGATCGGACGGATCGGGGCGCCTGCTCACCGGTGGCGGGCGCGCCGGTGGCGACCTCGCGGCTGGCTACTTCGTGGAGCCGACGGTGTTCGGCGACGTCGACAACGCCAGCGACCTCGCCCAGAAGGAGATTTTTGGTCCCGTGCTCTCGGTGATCCGGTTCCGTGACGAGGCCGAGGCGATCGCTCTCGCAAACGCCACGCAATACGGCCTGGCAGCATACGTCCACACCAATGACCTTCGACGCGCTCACCGCGTCGCCGCCGCTTTGGAGGCCGGTTCCGTTTACGTCAACGCGTTCACCGGTGTGCCCGCCGGTGCACCTTTCGGCGGCGTCAAGCAGAGCGGGTTCGGGCGCATGGGTGGTCGTTACGGACTAGAGGACTTCCTGCATCCGAAAAACGTATACATCCCGCTTGGCTGA